ACCGCTGGCAGCCGTGGAACAGCGAGCAGCCTGAGCTGCCACCCACAGCCGGTGCAGAGGACATCATGAACTCGTGTCTCGCCGCCATGGACCAGGATCCCGGATCCGGTCCCTGGGCAGGCGTCTTGGGCTTCTCGCAGGGCGCCAAGGTGGCCATCAGTCTGCTGTGGGCGCAGCAACGGGCAGAGACCGGCTTGGGCAGGGGCCAGGCGAGAACGCAGTTCAAGTTTGGCGTCATCATGGCCGGAAGCGCACCGATTATTCACTTGGATCTGCGCCTGCCCAAGCCGAGACACATTGCCGACGCTGCCATACTTAGCACCGCCTTTGAAGACTATCCCCGCGGTCCCCAGGGTCACCATGTGTTGCGTATTCCGACCTTGCATGTCCACGGGTTGCAGGATGAAGGCCTCGATAGACATAGGCGGTTGCTAGAGTTGTACTGCCAGCCAGATACGACTAGGCTGGTTGAGTGGGATGCCGGGCATAGATTACCTGTGAAGACGGTTGATGCACAGGTCGTGGTCGATGAGATGCTGGCCCTGGCCAGCGAAACAGGCGCAATCAAGCATTCATAGACAGGCATAGACAGAAATGTGTGCTAGAACACTGATATTTGACATCTCAAGTGTGTAATCTTTAGTCTATTTGCAGATACATGGAGATCGTTGATGGACCACGCAAAGTATTTAATATACTACATGCCGCCAGTGATTATCATGCTTTTTGATACAAGCAACTCAAGATGCCACATGTTTCGCAAAGGTTCAAGCATCAGGGGGGGCTATGCTCAGTGTGCCCATACCTGAAAAGAACAAACCGCATCTAGCACTACTTAAGTACTCATATTCACGACGGGGGCATTCCATCAGTGCTACTAGGTTCCCTTTCCACGTACATTCCACACTCTAACCATACTCATTGTGCTCTCCATAATGCAATCAGTCACGCCATGCAATATCTGGCCCCCGTATTCGCCAATGCAGAACCAACGATCATAAAGGAATACAAGCCCGCCAAACTCCGAAGCCTCATTCAGATTCAATACAAGGCAAGATTAAATGGCTTGTTGTGCACACAAAGGGTAGAAATGCTGCCAACGCGGGGGGGGAGAAAAGATATaacagaaaacaaaatagGCTTTGTGTCTCGGCTGATCATCTTGCGGAAACAACTTGCTTCATGACCGTCTATATCCCAATGACCTCAACCTTTCACAGTTCGGTTTGGGGTATGCATTCGCCTGATTCATCTTTTCCACATCTTCGTAAAACCAGCCCATAGCATCTTCTCTTAGGCGGCGCTGCGCAATATTTTCGTGCTCGCATTTGTTGTCCAGGAAGCGAATGAAGTTGTTTTCCGCCGTATGGTCCAGCTGCGAAAGTTTTGATTTGGTAAATGATTGGATGTCTTTGGGGTTGACATAGTACTTGACTTTGTGGTTGGGTGTGAAGCGCTCAGCTGTATAAGGCGGAAGGGGTTCGTCGTAGTTCATTCGGATCGAAGGACTCGAAGAGCCGCCGGTAAATAATGAGGAGATCATgggcaagatgaagaagatcaaTATGGGGAGCAACGTCATCAAATTTTGCAATCCgccttgttgttgttgttgttcgGCATCCTGCGCCTCCCGTGGTCGTCGTCTCGGTCTTGCACCGCCAAATTGGTGTACTCGGATACCGGGCCCGCCGCCAAAATTAAAGACAAATTGAGGACCTGTGTCGAAGGCTGCTACGTTAGTATAAATTGGTGGTCAAATGTCGGGTCCTGGGTCGAAGCATCTCACCTCCAAACGGaccaccgccaccaaaaccgccgcctccgccaaaGAACCTGGCAAACATCTCTTCCGGgctcatctcctcctcccacatGCCTCCGCCACCGCGGCCCATTCCTCCTGACGGCTGCCGCGAGGCGAATCCAGAGAATGGATTCTGCGCTTGGGCACTGGCGAACCTATTATCAGGGTCGGTGCCAAACCTGTCATACTTGTCGCGCTTATCCTTGTCGCTGAGAACACCGAATGCGCGGCTGACCATTTTGAAAGCCTCATCGGCGTGTTCATGGCCATTCTTATCCGGATGGGTCAGAAGAGACTGTTTACGGTACGCCTTCTTGATGTCTGATTCAGTGCAGGTTTTTTTCACGCTTTCCAGTTCGAGAATGTCGTAAAAGGCCGTGACGTTGCATTTTCGAATACGCAAAACAGCTGCCTTTTGTTCTTCTGTGTATACTCGTCCCTGGTTTCCTTGCGCATGCTGGCGAGAGCGAGCCGACGAGTCGCCGCCTGTGCTCGCCCCTGAGGCAGTTGCGCTAGGCATCGAGCGGAGGGATCAAAGGGTTCGGCCGTTTTTTTTTCGCTGTAGAAGTCTGTGATTTGTATAGACGTCTCGGCAGTTCGCTGGCGGTTCGCTCGATTAATGTCGGCGCGAAAGTTTTTCGTGATCCGTAGATTGAAGGTGCTGTGGAATTGGGTGCACCGGAGGGTCAGGGTCCTTGCCAGGTGGGAAGACACGACGGTATCTCTAGAATGTTATAAATCAGGCAAAGATGGAGCCGATCCTTGGCTGACAGAATATTCGCAGGGTGCTGGAGTGCGGGTGACTGAGGGGCTTTCCGCAGAGATGCAAAGCAAAATAGCAAGATAATAAAAGATGAATTCTGGCTGCTGACGTTGGGGACGAACGAATCTGTCCACAGTAATGAACTTGGCAGTTGAGCCCTCAGTTGTTCTGGAACCACCACGCCGGTCCGACACTGAACTCGACAGCTTGCAACTCGGCTGGTCTGTAAGTCCGCAATGCCCACTTGACATTGTGTCCATCAAAGTACCCGGTTAGACCGAGGACTCAGGCTACCCTAtacaagaacaaggaatCCCGGATATCTGCATTGTTCGGCGGCTTTAAGATTAGTTGTTCAATATTGGACCTAAATGCTTCATAACATGCCGTACGCGGTCTTCTAAAGGGTTTTATttaccaaaaaaaaaagagaggTATTTGAACAGCCCTGCCACAAGTTCAGCGACCACCGCATGCTCTTGATCGAAGCCAAGCCCATGCATGTCCACACCCAAGTCATCTCATACAGATTAGATGTGCCGCAGCAGAAGAAATGGTCGATCTGAAACTGAAGGTCAAGATAACTTTACTAAACGCTTTCATATCTATACAACCACCCAGGTTTCACAGCCTTCAGTGTTCCTCTAGATACTGTGCATACTACGACAAACAAATACGTATCATGCGCATCCGCAACTGTTCTATGGCGCGGATCACGTGACCCCAAGTTTGCGACTTTCTTGGCCCTGGCTCCATGAAACGCCAGGACGGAGTTCATTCTGGTACAGCCCAACTACTTTCCATAACCAAAATGCAAGCAACTCGGGCGCTATTGAAGCGCTCAGTGTGGAAAGGTACGTCGTCTACACCGCAGATCTCTATACTCCAAACTCAAATCGCTAACCACAACTGCGCAGGGCCACACCTCGTCCCGTATGATCTCAACCTTGAATGACTCCCGCTGAGCGAAGCCAGTTCCTAACCCCGTTTGCTGCTACAGGCTACCGATTGTATTCCCCAAGAAGCAAGGCGACAAAGTGCCCCCCGTTCGTACACAAGCTCGCTCGGCGACGATTCTACCCAACTTTGTTGGGCTGAAGTTCGAGATACACAATGGCAAGGACTACCACCAGGTGACGATAACGGAGGACATGGTTGGGCATAAGCTGGGAGAGTTTTCGCCGTAAGTTTGGACCTCCTcgcatacctaggtatccTTCAAGACTGGGACAGGATGAGGTGTAACTGACAATTGGTTCGAACAGGACTCGGAAACCGAACATCTGGGATAGAAAGTAAAGCACAGTATTGAATCGTTACCCTGGCTAGGGCTCGGACTCACATTTACTGCATCTTGTACCAAATTACATGTAACAACATAGACGAAATAATGGCGAAACAAAAACATAAAAGGGACAGCTGAATTCAATCGGAATCTTTTTGTTAATTCTTCTTCCATATTGAGAAGCCATGCAATACAATTCTGGTATATCCTTGCTTCGTTATTGCAAGCAATCAAACAAATCAAAACGCCGCGAGCAAGCGCTCATCATCTAACCCTAAACGCCATGTACCAatcccaaaaccaaaaccgTGAGCGACGAACGATGCCGTTCTGCCAAAGCAAGCGTCCGTGAACAGTGATGTGCAAAGTCCCCCTACACAAACGCAACCTAGCGATAGAACTCGCTGCGTTTGACGTTGACGCCGTACTCCCCAACCGCCATGCCCAGATCTTCCATGGTCAAAACGGTTCGGTTTTGGctgccgccttggccgccgccgccgtatCCAGGCCGCTGAATACCCAGAGGCGCGCCCTTCCCTTGATCCTTGTTACCTGGTTGGCCTGCCTGTTGTCCGGGGATCGGGAAGCCCGCAGCGGCGCCTAGCGTGCCCATGGGGTTATTGGTGTTGCTTGACGCGCGGATGCGACTATACTGGTACGCGTCGGCGGCGATATCAGCAATGAACTTCTGGGTTGCAAGAGCCAGGAGTCGAGCGAGACGAGGGTCGGTttgcggcggaggaggcaaGCCAGCCTTTGTCATGTAGTAGCTTGTCACGGCGTCGGGGATCTAGTATGCGAGATTAGTCGCGGTCATTTACTCTGGGCGCGTTACACCCAAATCTCCGAAGTGTCAAGGCTTACAATGGGCGCATAGTCGTCGATTTTGTTCAGAAACTCCCGCAATGAGGTGTCCTTTCGAGTTGGCAGTTTGGGCTCTTGCCCAACTGAGAGTTCAGGAGGGGGAGGGTTTGGTCCGTCGGGAATTTCGCGAGGTTCTAGTTGACCATTTTGTGTGACTGGCTGCGAGTCCGTAGCCTCTGGCGCGTCACTTGCCATGTTCGATTATGCCTCAAGTGTTGTTGGACTTTTGCCGGTGATAATTTgatggatgaggttgtgAGGTGAAGCAACTGGTTGCGACGTGTGATGCAATAGGTCACGTGACCGCCGTGGCTTGCTGACTGATGTGCTGTGGGCTCAGGAAGAGGGAAGATGGAAACTGGCGTGAACttctccgtactccgtatgaCTGTGAGGTCGGGACAACTACTCTCTGTGTATTCAGTAGACAGCAATGCTTTCCAGCGTTGTGATGGCACCTCGTTTCCCCCCTTTCTTCActtgtttctttttactTTTGGACATGGGGGAGGTGGCACGTCGCAGCGCAGCCTTTCAACCCAGTCATCTGGCCCTGCACTCATGAAATTTACACCCGAATGACACAACAAGGCAGTTTTCTCGCATCATTGCTTTGCTTAACTACAGGACCGACTATCTTGACAATACCATGAAAGCGGGTTGCTAGTATCCGTTCAAAAGCTACGGTCGCATTCCCTCTTGAATATCCCCCCAAAAGCATACAGTACATGACCTTCCTCTATTATCGTAGCATCACGCCATGGCCAGCACTTGACTCATGGCTATGAAGATGCCTAACCTTGTGACCACTAAATTTCAGTATTTCGCCTTCAACGCCACCATGCCAGCCATTGAATGGCAATATTGTGCTTTTAAATGTAATTCGCATACCCCGACAATATACATGTCAACAAAGCGCAACGCCCTTTTGGTGCCTGCCGTGCAGTAGACTGCACACCCCATAATTTTCTGCAGTTGACTCTGAAAACATGGTTCGCGAAAGGTCTAGATGTCTCGTACATTGTTGTCCCTCGGCGGGCGCAGGGTTGTATCGCGGGCAAGGGGCTTAGACTGGGAGCTTGAATTTCTTGCCCTTCAGAACCTTGGTGTAATATACGTAGAAGAAGTCGCTGTACAAGACGGTCTGGATGATACCGGCAATAATGGCAATCCAATCAGTCTTATAGTGGGTGTCCATAAAGTATCGGTAGATCCAGTTGGGGATGTACAGAGCTCGGTAGCTGCCCAGGGCAAACAGATAGTGGGTTGTGATAGTTTCAGCTTCGCCAGTTCGCTGAAGCATGAAGAGCTGTGGTAGGATGGCGACGGACTCCAGCCAAATGGAAAAGGCCCACATGATTTCGGAGAAGGTGTACTTGTACGGGAACAGAATTGCCAGAACGGCCGCACCTGCAAGGAGATACTGAACTCGGAAGGTGTCGACGTTGGGGTCGTTGGTGGGCTTGTACGCGTTGGTCATGAGGTAGATGATGTATCCCTGTGACCCAATGAACATGATCTTGAATACCAAGTTGTACAAGCTCTCGGTCGCAAATATGTCTAGCAGAGACGTATGTTAGCATTAGTCTGATTCCGAGGGAGGATTTAGGAACCAATGCCTACCGAGGTATCGCGTTACGTAGACGAAAAGGTAAAGGGCCTGTGATTTGAAGGAAATGCCGGAGCAGCTCTGCTAGACGTTAGCGATAGCCCCAACCCGGTGCGTTTGGTGTAGCTGGATTGGATCTTGTCGCGTCATGCCATGTCGAAGGGGGAGGGGGGCGGAGGTGTCAGGCGTACGTTAAGCTGGACCATCTTGTGCAACAAGATCAGGATACTCGCCAAATGCGAGAAATCCGCTGcggaaaaaaagaaagagagagttAGCGCCCGACTATTTCTCCTGTACTCTGCTGCGCATCGGGATGCGCAACGGACGGATACATGATGAGGTGGCGCGACGACTTACCAGCAACGCggaagatgttgagggtCATTTTGAAAGCGCTGCGACTTCGAACAGGTAGCGCGCTCGATGACTGGGTGCTGGGAGGCGAGAAAATAGAACTTTTTATGTCCTACTGGACAGAAAACATCCGGAGGGCTTTGCCGTGGCGATGGCGCGTTGTCAATGGAAGGGGGTTCAGTTGTTATACTGAGAAGTCAAGTCTGAAAAGAGGGAGCTTCATCAGATATATGTCTGGCCTGTGAACGAAAAAGGACACGACAGCGGTAGTGGACCAAGGCACTCCCGAGCCGCAAAtggggacatgga
The genomic region above belongs to Pochonia chlamydosporia 170 chromosome 2, whole genome shotgun sequence and contains:
- a CDS encoding citrinin biosynthesis oxydoreductase CtnB (similar to Metarhizium robertsii ARSEF 23 XP_007824510.2), coding for MTVDDNLSLPRILCLHGGGVNAQTFRLQCRTISAQLAHTFRLVFMDAPYPSNPHKDIVAFFGDLAPFYRWQPWNSEQPELPPTAGAEDIMNSCLAAMDQDPGSGPWAGVLGFSQGAKVAISLLWAQQRAETGLGRGQARTQFKFGVIMAGSAPIIHLDLRLPKPRHIADAAILSTAFEDYPRGPQGHHVLRIPTLHVHGLQDEGLDRHRRLLELYCQPDTTRLVEWDAGHRLPVKTVDAQVVVDEMLALASETGAIKHS
- a CDS encoding Dna-J like membrane chaperone protein (similar to Metarhizium acridum CQMa 102 XP_007808555.1), giving the protein MPSATASGASTGGDSSARSRQHAQGNQGRVYTEEQKAAVLRIRKCNVTAFYDILELESVKKTCTESDIKKAYRKQSLLTHPDKNGHEHADEAFKMVSRAFGVLSDKDKRDKYDRFGTDPDNRFASAQAQNPFSGFASRQPSGGMGRGGGGMWEEEMSPEEMFARFFGGGGGFGGGGPFGAFDTGPQFVFNFGGGPGIRVHQFGGARPRRRPREAQDAEQQQQQGGLQNLMTLLPILIFFILPMISSLFTGGSSSPSIRMNYDEPLPPYTAERFTPNHKVKYYVNPKDIQSFTKSKLSQLDHTAENNFIRFLDNKCEHENIAQRRLREDAMGWFYEDVEKMNQANAYPKPNCERLRSLGYRRS
- a CDS encoding transcription factor TAF25 (similar to Metarhizium acridum CQMa 102 XP_007808557.1); protein product: MASDAPEATDSQPVTQNGQLEPREIPDGPNPPPPELSVGQEPKLPTRKDTSLREFLNKIDDYAPIIPDAVTSYYMTKAGLPPPPQTDPRLARLLALATQKFIADIAADAYQYSRIRASSNTNNPMGTLGAAAGFPIPGQQAGQPGNKDQGKGAPLGIQRPGYGGGGQGGSQNRTVLTMEDLGMAVGEYGVNVKRSEFYR
- a CDS encoding HDEL sequence binding protein (similar to Metarhizium acridum CQMa 102 XP_007808558.1), with product MTLNIFRVAADFSHLASILILLHKMVQLNSCSGISFKSQALYLFVYVTRYLDIFATESLYNLVFKIMFIGSQGYIIYLMTNAYKPTNDPNVDTFRVQYLLAGAAVLAILFPYKYTFSEIMWAFSIWLESVAILPQLFMLQRTGEAETITTHYLFALGSYRALYIPNWIYRYFMDTHYKTDWIAIIAGIIQTVLYSDFFYVYYTKVLKGKKFKLPV